The Pseudomonadota bacterium DNA segment TGGTGTTCAGGGCAATGCCGAGTATCGCGGCGAGGTAGGGGTCGGTTTCGATGCCGGTCAGGATCGGGAACGCGTAGTAGAACCAGATGATCTGCACCAGCACCGGGGTGTTGCGGAACACCTCGACAAAGACGCGAGCGGGCCAGCTCAGAAACGGCGACCGGGCGTAGCGGCACACGCCGACAACGAGCCCCCCGGCGAGGCCGAGCACCACCGTGATGGCGAATATGACAACCGTGCCCTGCAGCCCGACCCACAGCACGTGCCAGTTGGCGAAGATCGTTGCGAAATCCCAGTTGTGGCCCATGTCAGCGCACCGTGCCTTCGCCAGACTTCGCGAGGCGGTGTTCGATGGCGATCGAGAGCTGGCTGAAAGCAAAGATCAGCACGAGATACATCACTGCGACCACGGTGTAGACCTCGAGCGGTCTGAAGGTTTTCTGGGCGATTTCGTTTGCCTGGAACATGAGGTCGGCGTAGGCCACGGTCGACACCAGGGTTGTCGTTTTCAACAGCTCGATCGAGCGCTCCATGAACGCCGGGATCATCCGCTTTACCGCCTGCGGCAGGATGATCCGGCGCAGCGATTGGGTGTACGTCATGCCGATCGCACGGGCGCCCTCCCACTGGCCGCGGTCGATCGACTGCACGCCGCTTCGGAAGATCTCTGCAAAAAACGCGGA contains these protein-coding regions:
- a CDS encoding amino acid ABC transporter permease, whose translation is MEWNFLAVLRDIDLLMLGLVNTLKVTGLSLFFGVPLGLVLALSRLSTFRPLSGVAAFIIEFFRTTPPLVQLFWFFFALPILVDVRMTPFIAAIVTFSIQSSAFFAEIFRSGVQSIDRGQWEGARAIGMTYTQSLRRIILPQAVKRMIPAFMERSIELLKTTTLVSTVAYADLMFQANEIAQKTFRPLEVYTVVAVMYLVLIFAFSQLSIAIEHRLAKSGEGTVR